Proteins encoded in a region of the Alosa sapidissima isolate fAloSap1 chromosome 19, fAloSap1.pri, whole genome shotgun sequence genome:
- the LOC121692789 gene encoding KATNB1-like protein 1 isoform X1, producing MLGLSSTMSSEDHDDEEGGYQSPEEVLSNEAQIYRIRFSAAKHVEVEFCKKEDTNKKRHPPGRSGNNPGRVKRVVSCKRKTHRHLTVTSGTRRKSLSTGKHPDIGGGGDSGSSSKDEDEPEDMQELTHRECWEGPQHRDQETRMKEDISKYGDFFKELSQDHRMMTQVLSGRHLRLKIASSLWKRSAGELLAYLLRLEDTSLLVDCLPIITKRLQDDTSDINIGFCVDLLPLVKSALRSPSEDYLIVGLSWVQSVLNKWWSQFTGHYDQASATYVSDRNVYIMKHQLQDLQEQAPHFCSFSGKTECTGMLVSAVLMIADAEVDKTITSHN from the exons ATGCTGG GGTTATCGTCGACAATGTCCTCTGAAGATCATGATGATGAAGAGGGGGGCTACCAGAGCCCTGAAGAGGTTTTGTCTAATGAGGCTCAAATCTACAGGATACGATTCTCTGCTGCTAAACATGTGGAG GTGGAGTTTTGTAAAAAAGAAGACACAAACAAGAAAAG ACACCCACCAGGCCGCTCAGGAAACAACCCGGGGAGAGTGAAGCGAGTCGTGTCCTGCAAGAGGAAGACCCACCGGCACCTCACCGTCACCTCAGGGACCCGGAGGAAGTCTCTCTCAACAGGGAAGCATCCAGAtataggtggtggtggtgacagcggcagcagcagcaaggaCGAGGACGAGCCAGAAGACATGCAGGAGCTGACCCACAGAGAGTGCTGGGAGGGCCCTCAGCATAGGGACCAAGAGACCAGGATGAAGGAGGACATCTCCAAGTACGGAGACTTCTTCAAAGAG TTGTCCCAAGACCACAGGATGATGACACAAGTGCTTTCTGGAAGGCACCTGCGGCTCAAGATAGCATCCAGCCTGTGGAAAAGAAGTGCAGGAGAATTACTGGCATATTTATTAAG GCTTGAAGACACAAGCTTGCTTGTCGACTGCCTGCCTATAATAACCAAACG CCTTCAGGACGACACATCAGACATCAACATTGGCTTCTGTGTGGATCTTCTACCATTGGTGAAGAGCGCCCTCAGGAGTCCATCTGAAGA CTACCTGATTGTGGGTTTGAGCTGGGTGCAATCTGTCCTGAACAAATGGTGGTCCCAGTTTACAGGACATTATGATCAAGCAAGTGCCACATATGTATCTGACAG AAATGTTTATATCATGAAACACCAACTACAAGATCTGCAGGAACAGGCGCCCCACTTCTGTTCATTCTCAGGAAAGACAG AGTGTACAGGCATGCTTGTTTCAGCTGTCTTGATGATTGCTGATGCAGAGGTGGATAAGACCATAACTTCACACAACTAG
- the LOC121692791 gene encoding ER membrane protein complex subunit 7-like isoform X2 — translation MDMASSVRHARLQWQVFIVLIEMCACFTDVDPLSITTATGLQTNGDTFKIDGRAIVPGVRLQDWISTARVIVEGEEHVGFFRIDGSFTVNDVPPGSYVVQVISPSYRFEPVRVDITTKGKMRARLVNYIKPSEVVRFPYPLQMRSIGPHSYFVKRETWGWSDFLMNPMVMMMVLPLVIILLLPKVVNTNDPEMRREMEQSMNMLNPNHELPDVSEFMTKLFSSKTPTKTGGGGARGPKGGATKRR, via the exons ATGGATATGGCTTCTTCTGTGCGGCATGCAAGATTGCAATGGCAGGTGTTTATTGTCCTAATAGAAATGTGCGCATGTTTCACCGATGTGGATCCTCTGTCCATTACAACTGCGACGGGATTGCAAACAAATGGAGATACATTCAAAATCGACGGCCGTGCGATTGTACCTGGAGTGAGGCTACAGGACTGGATTTCAACAGCCCGTGTTATTGTCGAGGGAGAGGAACACGTCGGATTTTTCAG AATTGATGGAAGCTTCACTGTCAACGATGTGCCACCAGGGTCCTACGTTGTTCAAGTGATTTCACCGTCATACCGATTCGAACCTGTCCGAGTTGACATCACAACTAAAGGAAAAATGAG AGCACGTCTTGTGAACTATATCAAGCCATCAGAGGTAGTGAGATTCCCATATCCCCTTCAGATGAGGTCTATAGGCCCGCACTCATACTTTGTGAAGCGTGAGACCTGGGGCTGGTCTGATTTCCTCATGAACCCAATG GTCATGATGATGGTGCTGCCTTTAGTAATAATCCTCCTCCTGCCTAAAGTTGTGAACACAAATGATCCAGAGATGAGAAGG GAAATGGAGCAGTCAATGAACATGCTCAACCCCAACCACGAATTGCCAGATGTCTCAGAATTCATGACCAAGCTCTTCTCCTCAAAGACCCCCACCAAGACTGGAGGTGGAGGTGCTCGGGGTCCAAAGGGAGGAGCAACGAAAAGGAGGTAG
- the LOC121692791 gene encoding ER membrane protein complex subunit 7-like isoform X1 has protein sequence MDMASSVRHARLQWQVFIVLIEMCACFTDVDPLSITTATGLQTNGDTFKIDGRAIVPGVRLQDWISTARVIVEGEEHVGFFRIDGSFTVNDVPPGSYVVQVISPSYRFEPVRVDITTKGKMSVTSLLFYRARLVNYIKPSEVVRFPYPLQMRSIGPHSYFVKRETWGWSDFLMNPMVMMMVLPLVIILLLPKVVNTNDPEMRREMEQSMNMLNPNHELPDVSEFMTKLFSSKTPTKTGGGGARGPKGGATKRR, from the exons ATGGATATGGCTTCTTCTGTGCGGCATGCAAGATTGCAATGGCAGGTGTTTATTGTCCTAATAGAAATGTGCGCATGTTTCACCGATGTGGATCCTCTGTCCATTACAACTGCGACGGGATTGCAAACAAATGGAGATACATTCAAAATCGACGGCCGTGCGATTGTACCTGGAGTGAGGCTACAGGACTGGATTTCAACAGCCCGTGTTATTGTCGAGGGAGAGGAACACGTCGGATTTTTCAG AATTGATGGAAGCTTCACTGTCAACGATGTGCCACCAGGGTCCTACGTTGTTCAAGTGATTTCACCGTCATACCGATTCGAACCTGTCCGAGTTGACATCACAACTAAAGGAAAAATGAG TGTCACTTCCCTTTTGTTTTACAGAGCACGTCTTGTGAACTATATCAAGCCATCAGAGGTAGTGAGATTCCCATATCCCCTTCAGATGAGGTCTATAGGCCCGCACTCATACTTTGTGAAGCGTGAGACCTGGGGCTGGTCTGATTTCCTCATGAACCCAATG GTCATGATGATGGTGCTGCCTTTAGTAATAATCCTCCTCCTGCCTAAAGTTGTGAACACAAATGATCCAGAGATGAGAAGG GAAATGGAGCAGTCAATGAACATGCTCAACCCCAACCACGAATTGCCAGATGTCTCAGAATTCATGACCAAGCTCTTCTCCTCAAAGACCCCCACCAAGACTGGAGGTGGAGGTGCTCGGGGTCCAAAGGGAGGAGCAACGAAAAGGAGGTAG
- the acp7 gene encoding acid phosphatase type 7, with product MGTFAAIAVFVYGLIPLAFGLPPIWRQPEQVHLSYPGLPGSMLVTWTTLNETDSVVEYGVWGGKLFELSAKGQATLFEDGGFEKRKMFIHRVMLTDLKPGISYVYHCGSDAGWSDMFYLTALKEGADWTPRFALFGDMGNENPQSLARLQKDTQIGMYDAILHIGDFAYDMHEDNARIGDQFMRQVESIAAYVPYMTCPGNHENPYNFSNYRHRFSMPGNTESLWYSWNIGPVHIISFSTEVYFYLNYGLDLLFKQYEWLQKDLEEANRPESRAQRPWIITMGHRPMYCSNADKDDCTQFNSCIRTGLNNTDPPAPGLEDLFYRYGVDLEVWAHEHSYERLWPVYNYTVFNGSKNEPYVNPKAPVHIITGSAGCRERTDPFVPDFRAWSAFRSTDYGYARMQVFNSSHLYLEQVSDDKNGKVIDSIWLVKDKHGPEAWL from the exons ATGGGCACTTTTGCTGCTATTGCCGTGTTTGTCTACGGGTTGATACCTCTGGCTTTTGGTCTGCCCCCTATTTGGAGACAGCCTGAACAGGTGCATTTATCCTATCCAG GGCTCCCTGGCTCCATGCTAGTCACGTGGACCACCCTGAACGAGACAGACAGTGTGGTGGAGTATGGGGTGTGGGGAGGAAAGCTGTTTGAGCTCTCAGCGAAAGGCCAGGCTACGCTGTTTGAAGATGGAGGTTTTGAGAAGAGGAAGATGTTCATCCACAGAGTCATGCTGACCGACCTGAAGCCTGGCATCTCCTATG TGTACCACTGtggcagtgatgctggctggaGTGACATGTTCTACTTAACCGCACTGAAGGAGGGCGCAGACTGGACCCCGCGGTTTGCCCTGTTTGGGGACATGGGCAACGAGAACCCCCAGTCTCTGGCCCGTCTGCAGAAGGACACTCAGATCGGGATGTACGATGCCATTCTGCACATCG GGGACTTTGCTTATGACATGCATGAG GACAATGCACGGATCGGGGACCAGTTCATGCGTCAGGTGGAGTCGATCGCTGCCTACGTGCCGTACATGACGTGTCCTGGCAATCATGAGAATCCCTA CAACTTTTCCAACTACCGGCACCGTTTCAGTATGCCAGGGAACACGGAGAGCCTGTGGTACAG CTGGAACATAGGACCTGTCCACATCATTTCCTTCTCCACAGAGGTCTACTTCTATCTCAACTATGGCCTGGACCTTCTCTTTAAACAGTACGAGTGGCTGCAGAAGGATCTGGAA gAGGCCAACAGGCCGGAGAGCCGAGCCCAGAGGCCCTGGATCATCACCATGGGCCACAGGCCAATGTACTGCTCCAACGCAGACAAGGACGACTGCACCCAGTTCAACAGCTGT ATCAGGACTGGACTCAATAACACCGACCCCCCAGCACCTGGGCTCGAGGATCTTTTCTACAGATATG GTGTGGACCTGGAGGTGTGGGCCCATGAGCACAGCTACGAAAGGCTCTGGCCGGTTTACAACTACACG GTTTTCAATGGGAGTAAAAATGAACCGTATGTGAATCCTAAAGCGCCTGTGCACATCATCACTGGATCAGCT GGATGCAGGGAGCGGACGGACCCCTTCGTTCCTGACTTCAGGGCCTGGAGCGCGTTCCGAAGCACTGACTATGGCTACGCTCGGATGCAGGTGTTCAACTCCAGCCACCTTTACCTGGAGCAGGTATCTGATGACAAG AATGGGAAGGTCATAGACAGCATATGGCTGGTAAAGGACAAGCATGGCCCAGAGGCGTGGCTCTGA
- the LOC121692789 gene encoding KATNB1-like protein 1 isoform X2, giving the protein MSSEDHDDEEGGYQSPEEVLSNEAQIYRIRFSAAKHVEVEFCKKEDTNKKRHPPGRSGNNPGRVKRVVSCKRKTHRHLTVTSGTRRKSLSTGKHPDIGGGGDSGSSSKDEDEPEDMQELTHRECWEGPQHRDQETRMKEDISKYGDFFKELSQDHRMMTQVLSGRHLRLKIASSLWKRSAGELLAYLLRLEDTSLLVDCLPIITKRLQDDTSDINIGFCVDLLPLVKSALRSPSEDYLIVGLSWVQSVLNKWWSQFTGHYDQASATYVSDRNVYIMKHQLQDLQEQAPHFCSFSGKTECTGMLVSAVLMIADAEVDKTITSHN; this is encoded by the exons ATGTCCTCTGAAGATCATGATGATGAAGAGGGGGGCTACCAGAGCCCTGAAGAGGTTTTGTCTAATGAGGCTCAAATCTACAGGATACGATTCTCTGCTGCTAAACATGTGGAG GTGGAGTTTTGTAAAAAAGAAGACACAAACAAGAAAAG ACACCCACCAGGCCGCTCAGGAAACAACCCGGGGAGAGTGAAGCGAGTCGTGTCCTGCAAGAGGAAGACCCACCGGCACCTCACCGTCACCTCAGGGACCCGGAGGAAGTCTCTCTCAACAGGGAAGCATCCAGAtataggtggtggtggtgacagcggcagcagcagcaaggaCGAGGACGAGCCAGAAGACATGCAGGAGCTGACCCACAGAGAGTGCTGGGAGGGCCCTCAGCATAGGGACCAAGAGACCAGGATGAAGGAGGACATCTCCAAGTACGGAGACTTCTTCAAAGAG TTGTCCCAAGACCACAGGATGATGACACAAGTGCTTTCTGGAAGGCACCTGCGGCTCAAGATAGCATCCAGCCTGTGGAAAAGAAGTGCAGGAGAATTACTGGCATATTTATTAAG GCTTGAAGACACAAGCTTGCTTGTCGACTGCCTGCCTATAATAACCAAACG CCTTCAGGACGACACATCAGACATCAACATTGGCTTCTGTGTGGATCTTCTACCATTGGTGAAGAGCGCCCTCAGGAGTCCATCTGAAGA CTACCTGATTGTGGGTTTGAGCTGGGTGCAATCTGTCCTGAACAAATGGTGGTCCCAGTTTACAGGACATTATGATCAAGCAAGTGCCACATATGTATCTGACAG AAATGTTTATATCATGAAACACCAACTACAAGATCTGCAGGAACAGGCGCCCCACTTCTGTTCATTCTCAGGAAAGACAG AGTGTACAGGCATGCTTGTTTCAGCTGTCTTGATGATTGCTGATGCAGAGGTGGATAAGACCATAACTTCACACAACTAG
- the LOC121692789 gene encoding KATNB1-like protein 1 isoform X3 gives MLGLSSTMSSEDHDDEEGGYQSPEEVLSNEAQIYRIRFSAAKHVEVEFCKKEDTNKKRHPPGRSGNNPGRVKRVVSCKRKTHRHLTVTSGTRRKSLSTGKHPDIGGGGDSGSSSKDEDEPEDMQELTHRECWEGPQHRDQETRMKEDISKYGDFFKELSQDHRMMTQVLSGRHLRLKIASSLWKRSAGELLAYLLRLEDTSLLVDCLPIITKRLQDDTSDINIGFCVDLLPLVKSALRSPSEDYLIVGLSWVQSVLNKWWSQFTGHYDQASATYVSDRNVYIMKHQLQDLQEQAPHFCSFSGKTGKIAKSVQACLFQLS, from the exons ATGCTGG GGTTATCGTCGACAATGTCCTCTGAAGATCATGATGATGAAGAGGGGGGCTACCAGAGCCCTGAAGAGGTTTTGTCTAATGAGGCTCAAATCTACAGGATACGATTCTCTGCTGCTAAACATGTGGAG GTGGAGTTTTGTAAAAAAGAAGACACAAACAAGAAAAG ACACCCACCAGGCCGCTCAGGAAACAACCCGGGGAGAGTGAAGCGAGTCGTGTCCTGCAAGAGGAAGACCCACCGGCACCTCACCGTCACCTCAGGGACCCGGAGGAAGTCTCTCTCAACAGGGAAGCATCCAGAtataggtggtggtggtgacagcggcagcagcagcaaggaCGAGGACGAGCCAGAAGACATGCAGGAGCTGACCCACAGAGAGTGCTGGGAGGGCCCTCAGCATAGGGACCAAGAGACCAGGATGAAGGAGGACATCTCCAAGTACGGAGACTTCTTCAAAGAG TTGTCCCAAGACCACAGGATGATGACACAAGTGCTTTCTGGAAGGCACCTGCGGCTCAAGATAGCATCCAGCCTGTGGAAAAGAAGTGCAGGAGAATTACTGGCATATTTATTAAG GCTTGAAGACACAAGCTTGCTTGTCGACTGCCTGCCTATAATAACCAAACG CCTTCAGGACGACACATCAGACATCAACATTGGCTTCTGTGTGGATCTTCTACCATTGGTGAAGAGCGCCCTCAGGAGTCCATCTGAAGA CTACCTGATTGTGGGTTTGAGCTGGGTGCAATCTGTCCTGAACAAATGGTGGTCCCAGTTTACAGGACATTATGATCAAGCAAGTGCCACATATGTATCTGACAG AAATGTTTATATCATGAAACACCAACTACAAGATCTGCAGGAACAGGCGCCCCACTTCTGTTCATTCTCAGGAAAGACAGGTAAAATAGCAAAG AGTGTACAGGCATGCTTGTTTCAGCTGTCTTGA